A region from the Desulfitobacterium dehalogenans ATCC 51507 genome encodes:
- a CDS encoding FAD:protein FMN transferase, which yields MFDQKKLRSRKLSFIGIVLITLGLLTACNGKPVQQEEVKKFDSTDIAMGTVISQRVFGDNGQAAIDEALEKIRSLENLLTFNAPGGDVNKLNEYAGKQSVELQPETLLILKESKTIAELSGGAFDVTVGPIVKSWGIGTDNARIPSEAELKEQLPLVNYKNLIIEGNTAYLKQAGQMVDLGGIAKGYAGDAAVEVYKKLGITSAFINLGGNVVTVGSKPDGSLWTVGVRNPRPANEEDDQIVGMITVADKAVVTAGDDQRFFEVDGVRYHHILNPHTGYPAQSDLMSVTLVTDSSLVADALDTAVYILGLEKGRAMLEKYGGVEAVFITRDKKIYITDGLKDSFQFYDESKEYELVEE from the coding sequence TTGTTTGACCAAAAAAAACTAAGAAGTAGAAAACTATCGTTTATAGGCATTGTCCTGATAACACTTGGGTTATTAACTGCGTGCAATGGGAAACCTGTACAACAGGAAGAAGTTAAAAAGTTTGACAGCACGGATATCGCCATGGGTACGGTCATAAGTCAAAGGGTCTTTGGGGATAATGGACAGGCAGCAATCGACGAAGCTCTGGAGAAGATCAGGAGCCTGGAGAACCTTTTGACCTTCAATGCTCCAGGGGGAGATGTTAACAAACTCAATGAATATGCTGGAAAGCAAAGTGTAGAGCTCCAGCCGGAGACATTGCTTATTTTGAAAGAGTCCAAGACAATAGCCGAACTCAGCGGGGGAGCCTTTGATGTAACCGTTGGTCCTATAGTGAAAAGTTGGGGAATTGGTACGGATAATGCACGAATTCCATCTGAAGCGGAATTAAAAGAACAGTTGCCTCTCGTCAATTATAAGAATTTGATTATTGAGGGGAACACAGCTTACCTTAAACAAGCGGGCCAGATGGTGGATTTGGGTGGTATTGCCAAAGGGTATGCCGGAGACGCAGCTGTTGAAGTCTATAAAAAGCTTGGTATTACTTCCGCCTTCATCAATCTTGGCGGTAATGTGGTTACTGTGGGAAGTAAGCCTGATGGCAGCCTTTGGACTGTTGGGGTGCGTAACCCCCGTCCTGCTAATGAAGAAGACGATCAGATTGTGGGTATGATTACTGTAGCGGATAAAGCGGTTGTGACTGCCGGGGACGATCAGCGTTTTTTTGAAGTAGACGGTGTACGTTATCACCATATTCTTAATCCTCACACAGGCTATCCTGCCCAATCGGATTTGATGAGCGTCACCTTGGTGACGGATTCTTCTTTGGTGGCCGATGCCTTGGACACAGCTGTATATATTCTTGGCTTGGAAAAAGGTAGGGCGATGCTCGAAAAGTATGGTGGAGTGGAAGCTGTTTTTATCACCAGAGATAAAAAAATCTATATTACAGATGGACTTAAGGATAGTTTCCAATTCTATGATGAAAGCAAGGAATATGAGTTGGTCGAAGAATAA
- a CDS encoding NusG domain II-containing protein, with product MKAEGKRKKGDLIIILVVLLIGVGAAMPWLWNQINPGAKSAGREHIAVITRDGKEVARINLDSVTEPQHFHYEDGIELTIVAENGTIRFLESQCPDQICVRSGVLSKPGDFAACLPAGTIVTIEGDEYE from the coding sequence ATGAAAGCAGAAGGTAAAAGAAAAAAAGGTGATTTGATCATTATTCTGGTCGTTCTCTTAATCGGAGTTGGTGCGGCAATGCCTTGGCTCTGGAATCAGATTAATCCAGGAGCAAAAAGTGCAGGGCGGGAACATATTGCTGTCATTACCCGGGACGGTAAGGAAGTTGCCAGAATTAATCTAGATAGTGTAACTGAACCCCAGCATTTTCATTATGAAGATGGAATTGAATTAACGATAGTTGCTGAGAACGGAACGATTCGATTTTTAGAATCCCAATGTCCTGACCAAATCTGTGTAAGATCCGGAGTTTTGAGTAAGCCCGGTGATTTCGCGGCCTGTTTGCCTGCGGGAACCATAGTGACCATTGAGGGTGATGAATATGAATAG
- a CDS encoding Gx transporter family protein has protein sequence MNRSKRFAIIIILVTNAIIISFLESFIPVPIPVPGIKLGLGNIITMIAIVFLGFKDVLFIVLVRCFVVAILTRGVMMLAFSLTGGILSALVMWLLYRKLSRFFSIKGISIAGAIVHNTTQITIASFILGQAVVFYYLPILLISAVVTGLVTGSIGELAINEINKKEIFKKDPEPHESAEEQVALKPGDDRELIHTGTNDNKEVQDSGVEGN, from the coding sequence ATGAATAGAAGTAAGCGCTTTGCGATAATTATCATCCTGGTCACCAATGCGATCATTATATCCTTTCTTGAATCCTTCATTCCCGTACCAATTCCTGTACCCGGTATTAAGCTGGGTTTGGGTAATATTATTACCATGATCGCCATTGTTTTTTTGGGATTTAAAGATGTCTTATTTATTGTGTTAGTCCGTTGTTTTGTAGTGGCTATACTGACCCGGGGCGTAATGATGCTTGCCTTTAGCTTGACGGGAGGTATATTAAGTGCACTGGTCATGTGGCTGCTGTACAGAAAACTCTCCAGATTTTTCAGTATTAAGGGAATAAGCATTGCTGGAGCTATCGTTCATAATACGACCCAGATTACCATTGCATCCTTCATTCTTGGTCAAGCGGTGGTTTTCTATTACTTGCCAATACTTCTTATATCCGCCGTGGTTACAGGCTTGGTCACCGGGAGTATAGGTGAACTGGCAATTAATGAAATAAATAAAAAAGAAATTTTCAAAAAAGATCCTGAGCCCCATGAAAGTGCGGAAGAGCAGGTTGCTTTAAAGCCTGGAGATGATCGGGAACTTATCCATACCGGAACGAATGACAATAAAGAAGTACAGGATTCCGGTGTAGAAGGGAATTAA
- a CDS encoding CbiQ family ECF transporter T component, producing the protein MAKDLTAIHSDEENKGLNKAEYFRMDGLVKLILAILLMVMPFWFRYPLSFGLLSIYLILIAWVFKVDLRTIAISGASFGIIVLIPYFFGLLMNALFFYFSRNPMFAFQGFGAVFLRLFKIFVIWYISILYFHTTPMRTFIGMLDKFLMPLKRLGLPVQDYLKVVMCIVDQLKDTGSEVKKSLGEKMRAVVGEERRKLRINVKGISQIIVNLIVDSFEKIDKIQEYVDKVSPEELYHYRFKFTLKDGVALVSFVVFLGIIWIIENGIINGIL; encoded by the coding sequence ATGGCGAAGGATTTAACAGCAATACATTCTGACGAAGAAAATAAGGGGTTAAATAAAGCGGAATACTTTAGGATGGATGGACTTGTCAAGCTAATCCTAGCGATTCTGCTTATGGTTATGCCCTTTTGGTTCCGGTACCCTTTGAGCTTTGGACTTTTAAGCATTTATTTAATCCTGATCGCATGGGTTTTTAAGGTTGATTTGAGAACAATAGCGATCAGCGGGGCGTCCTTTGGAATTATTGTACTTATTCCTTATTTCTTCGGCTTGTTAATGAATGCTCTCTTCTTTTATTTTTCCCGGAATCCCATGTTTGCTTTCCAAGGGTTTGGCGCGGTTTTCCTAAGGCTTTTTAAGATTTTTGTTATTTGGTATATCAGTATCCTGTATTTCCACACCACGCCAATGAGAACCTTTATCGGAATGCTGGATAAATTTTTAATGCCTTTAAAAAGGCTGGGGCTGCCGGTTCAAGATTATTTGAAGGTTGTTATGTGTATCGTAGACCAGCTGAAAGATACAGGCTCTGAAGTTAAAAAGAGCTTGGGAGAAAAAATGCGTGCTGTAGTTGGGGAAGAGAGGCGTAAGCTCAGAATTAATGTGAAAGGGATTTCTCAGATTATCGTTAATCTTATCGTTGATTCCTTCGAAAAAATTGATAAAATTCAAGAATATGTTGATAAAGTGAGCCCCGAGGAGTTGTACCATTATCGGTTCAAATTCACTCTTAAGGACGGAGTAGCTCTTGTGAGTTTCGTCGTGTTTCTAGGGATCATTTGGATTATAGAGAATGGAATAATAAATGGGATACTATAG